Sequence from the Flavobacterium sp. J372 genome:
CAGGGGTACACAGTCATCGGAAAAACTTACAAAGGTGTTTACAACTTTTTCGCTTATAACCGACAGGCTCATGGGTTTGCTCGAGCCATTGGGAGATATATTAATTGACGGGATAGCCGCCGGTTTTGACCTTGCCGGAAAAGCAGCAGAAGCTGCTATGGGCTGGATAGCTGACGGGCTGGAACTTCTTGGTTTTGAAGAAAGCGCTGAAGGTGTACGAAATTTTACCGAAGAAATAAAAACTACCGCTGCCGAAACACATAACCTGAAAGTAGCCCAGGAAAAGCTTGCAACTCAAATGGCCATACAGGAAGTAAATAATGAAAAGGCCAAACAGCAGATTGATGACCTGAAAAAAAATATGAAGACCAGACCGCAACCGAGCAGGAAAGGATAGAGGCCCTGAAGAAAGCTGCGGTCATAGAGAAAGAAAATCTTGAACAACGCAAAGCCCAGACTGATGAAGCCTATAACATAGCAGTGCGGAATGCAGCCTTGAATAAAGGCCTTTCTGCAGAAGAGAGGCAGAATCTTCAAAAACAGGGCGCAGCATATGCTGAAAAAATGATGAAAGTGAAAGGATTTTCTCAGGAAGAAATTGACGCCCTTAAAAAAGCGCAGGTAGAGAAAATGCGTATTGGCGGAGAAGAAACAAAGATGCTGCAAAGACAGGCAGATGCAGAAGACAGGATACACGCCGATGCTGAAGCAAAACGCAAAGCACGTGAAGATGCAAGGCGCCAAAAAGCTAAAGAAAAGGCAAATGAACTGCTTGAGCAAATGAACCTTGAACTTCAAAAGTTTATACAGGCAGAAGGCGGAAAAGCAAAGACACTCGAGCAGTCACTTAAATATGCAGAGGATATACAAAGGCAAAAGCTGGCCGTGGCTGAGCAGGAGTTCAAAGCATCTGAAAAGACAGCTAACGACCTGCTTAAGCTTGAAATAGCAAAAAAGCAGGTACATATAGATTATGCAAAAGATGTTGCTGACACCACCGCTGAATTTGCCCAGGCGGAAATTGAGTTATGGAAACAGAAGAACCAATCTTTAATAAAAGATAGTGCTAAACTTACAAAGGAGATTATAGATGCTGAGGCTGAGCGCATTAATATGATTAAAAAAATGCAGATTGACAGCCTGGCTCAGGAAAATGATATAAATCAAAAAGAACTTGATGATAAGATAGCAAAGAATGAAGCACTGACGGCAGAAGAAATTTCGTTCCATGCGAAACGGATGGCTATTGCACAGCAATATGACGAGCAAATCAAAAACAATAATGAAAAACTCGAGGCACAGACTAAGGCGGAAAAAACGGCGCAACTGGAAATAGACAAAGAAACCAGGCTGATGACGGCTCAAACAGAGTATGATGCACAGCTGATTGAAGAGCAGGCAAAGCGTGATGAAGATATTGCACGTTACCAGGAACAGCTTGACAAAAAACTAATTACTGAAGACCAGTTCATAGCAGCGAAGAATGCAAGAATGCAGCAGTCGGCTGATGAAGAGAAGAGGATAAACAACGCCAAAGAATTAGCTGTACGCGAGCAGTATGCTAATACTTTCGGACAGGTAAGCCAGCTGCTGGGCAAAAAGACTGTAGCAGGTAAAGCCGCCGCTATTGCCGAGGCAACTATTAATACCTATAACGGTATTACGCAGGTTTGGGCATCAGACAGCATTTTACCTGAGCCGATAGCAACAATTGCGAAAGGTGTAAGTACTGCAGCTGTAGTAGCATCAGGCCTTGCTGCGGTAAGCAAAATTAAGGGTACTAATACCCCAAAAGCTGAGAAAGGCGCACTTTTCAGTATTGGCGGAAGGCGGCACAGCGAGGGCGGCACCCTCTTTACCGGCGCTGACGGTACACAGTTTGAAGCTGAGCAGGGCGAACTTATTGGCGTTATGAACCGCAATGCGGCCAGGCATTTTATGGCATTCAACAATGCGTTCCCTGCGGGGGGAAGTTCTGCGCCAAATTATTTTGCCGGCGGTGGTATAGTATCAAGAGAAATGGCAACGCCGTCTATAAACGCCGATGAACTCGCGATAAAAATTGCCGAAGCCAACCGCTCCCTCCCCGCTCCTGTTGTAGCAGTACAGGATATTGTTATAGAAGGCAACAGTTATGTACAGGTGCGTGATATGGCCAACTTTTAAATAAAAAGCCCACCATGTGGCGGGCCTTATATCTTATTATTTCATTGTCAGCATACATTTAAGCATTTCCTGGATAAGAAAAAATCCTTTATCATACTTATACATCTTTACCCCGCCAATTTCAATTTTTGATATAGTTTGCGTTGTAAGCAACTGCAGGTGTGCAGGAGTCAATTCAAGAGGTAAAGTGTATTTCTGCCTTTCATAAGTAAACATTTCACGTGGCAGATCTATTTTATTACCATTATCAAAGGTGATTACCAGACCCTGCTTTTTCACAGGTTCTTTCACTTCTTTAAATGAGAGGAAGAGTGTATATGCCTCTTTATTGGTTTTTGTATCAATTGTCTTTTCAAGGAAAGTACCAACATAATCTTTGGTGGTTGTATAAGTTTTTGAGAGGGTACTTTCACGTTTTATAACCTGGTCACAGAAAAAGCCTGAAGGATAAATAAGGCCGCCTACAACCTCAAAATAATATTCTCCATGTTTTTCCATAGCCGTATTATATTTAAAATACACTAGCTCTTTAGTTGCAACATCTTCCAGTTTAATACGATAATAAATTTCATCATAAACAGGTTTAGGAAGTTTATAAACTTCAGTCACTTTAAAAACCCTGTTTTCAAGATGTTCTTTATTAATAACGTGCTTGCCTTTGTAATTATCATACATCTTTTCATCATGATAAAAGTGCCTGTATTTTTGGTCAAAATGATTTTGCGGCCTCGGTATGATCTTCACCTCTTTATCCAGCAAAATTTCTGGCTTGCCGTAAACCTCATCCTGAGCGTAGGCAATTATTGAAAAAAATGATACAATAAAAAATAGTGTGTTCTTCATAATTAGTATTTGATTATTGTACGGCAAATATATACGAAAATATTCTACTTAAATATTTCCTGAAGCTATTTTTAAACTTCAATGATAAATCAAATCCTAAACGGCTGGAAAAACTTTCTTGACAAAAGCGAGGTGGTAGAAGAAGTTGCAAAATCCCGCGCAAAGATATGTGCCGCTTGCGCCAGTGCAAAACAAGGCAGGCTGCTCGCTTTTATTAAAGATTCACTTAAGGAAATTGAAGGCGCATACTGCAGCATTTGCTCCTGTCCGCTTTCGGCCAAAATTCGCTCTAATGATATTTGCCCTGACAACAAATGGTAGTAAACAGGTACGAAATTATAAAGGCTCTGGGTGATGACTTTGAAGATTTAGTCATTCTTGACATTATTCCTGCTAAAATGCTGAAATGGCTTGAGTGCTATGAAGCTTATATAGGGCAAATGAAAACCTGTCGGAGTAAGCCTGAAGGCATACGGTCAGCAGCAGAGGAGTTCGGCATTACCCAGCGCACATTTTACAATATCATTACTTTTATGGAAACAGGATAGCTACCTGCTGCGCTGGCATTGCACCATGCCCTGCAGCTTTTTACCCTCAATAAACTTGCGCTCAAAACCTGATATTTTCCAGTCTTTTACCGGACTGGCGGCCAGCTGTGAAACCTCTGCGGGAGTAAGCTCAAATGATGCTTTATAGGTAACATGGTCATTTTTGGTGCCTAGCGTTATTTCCTGCTCGGGGCGTTCAATTTTGTGGCCGCTTTCTAACATAAGGCTAATGCCGCGCTTCATGCTTACAGTTGTCTCCATTATATTTGCCTCAAGATGGTAAGCTACAGTTTTACCTTTCTTTACTTTCACCACACTTACGCCCTCATCAAGAATAGCCAACACTTTTTGCTCTCCATCTTGTGACGCCGGAATCTTAAGATAATCACAGAAGAAGTCATCAGGATATGTAAGTCCGCCTAATACTTCAAAATAATACTTACCTAATTTTTCCGAATTCTTGTTGAACTTATAATATATAGTCTCGTTCTTTATTGTATCGGCAAGTTTTACCCTGTAGCTCTTCTCATTCTGGAAGATATAAGGCTCTACAGCCACAACCTTCAGCACACGGTTTTCGAGCGCATCGGCTTTTGTGCCCTGGTTTTTGTCCTGTGCATAGCGCTGGTGCAGGGCGGCATCAGTATAAAAGTCATGATAGCCTTTTTAGTAATTATTGCAGCATCAGGCAAAGGCTTTATTTTTACATTTTTGGCGATAAGCAGCTCGGGCCTCAGTCCCGGTGAGTCTTGTGCCGAAACACCTGAAATCATTAATAAAAAAGCAAATAGCAGAGTAGTTTTCAATGACATAAATGCAAATTTTGGGTCAAATATAAATAATGCCCTTAATGATTTTAAAACATTAACTTCCATACCGACATGAGCATAAAAAAATCGATGAACTGCACGTTTTTGAAAGAGTTTTGTAACTATGATCCCGAAATGTCGCCGTACCTTTGTAGAGAATTTCAGAGCGGTTTATTTCAAGTTTAAAGTTTCAGGTTTTTAAAAGTTTGTTTCAATAATTCCTGAGCCGTAAGACTTCTCCCCGATTACCAATCTTCCAGATTAGCGCATCCACAAATAGACGAATTAACCAATCTTTCAATTCTTCAATTTTTCAGCTTAGGAGCTCAGAAGCTTTCTCAAAAGATTTCCCTAAACGCTTCATTTGACAGGGAACATTTACATCTCCGGCCAGATAGGCACGTTTGACGGAGCCACCGGCGTAACGCTGGCTGATGTTATTGCCCAGGTGAAAAAGCAGCCCAAAGCCACAGCCTTTAATGTACACATCAACAGCGAGGGCGGCCTTGTAGATGTCGGGTTCGACATTTATAATTACCTTAAGTCTGTCGGCAAACCGCTCACCACCATAGGCAGCGGCATTGTGGCCAGTATTGCCACTGTTATCTTCATGGCGGGCAGCAAGCGGCAGCTGCGCGAGAACACATCCTTTATGGTGCATTTGCCCTGGGGCAGCTCTATGGGTACGGCTGATGAGCTGGAACAATATGCCGACCAGCTGCGTGCCGTTGAAAAGAAACTTATTGCATTCTACAAAAAATCTTTGAACCTCAATGAGCAGGCGCTGATTCCGCTACTGCGCAACGAGACCTGGCTTACGCCAAACCAGCTTACTGCGCTGGGCTTTACTACTTCGCGGCTTATACCTGCCGCACCCAAGGCTTATTTAAAACCAAAATTTAACATGAAAGGAAACTTTAGCGAGCGCGACAGGCACTGGATGGAAAGCCTGTTTACCAAAGTGCTGGGCAAATTCGGCCACGGCAGCATCATGAATAAAGTGGTGCAGGATGCCACCGGTATTGAGATTGATTTTACAGATTTGCCCGATGATGCCGTACCTGAAATTGGCGCCGAAGCCACCATTGACGGCGAACCGGCACAAGGCGAATATGTAATGCCCGAAGGGCAGACTTATGTATTTGAAGCCGGGGTGCTTACCGAAATTATTGAAGAAGATGCCGCTGAAGAAGTAGCCATGCTGCGCAGCGAAAACAAAACGCTGAAACGCCAGCTGAACAGCATTAAAGGTGAAGTGCTTGCCCTGAAAAGGCAGGTTGGCTCTAAATACAGCTTTGATGCCAAAAAAGCATCGAACCGCAGGCCGGCTGAAAATGACCGCACGGCAGGATTAAGGGAATATTTGCGTTCTAAAAAAGGAAAATAGATGCCAACAACCAAAAAATTAGTACAGGCGCACGACCTTACATTTGGCCCGCGGGAAATTGAAACTGTAAGCCAGGTAATTTTTGACCGTGTGTACAATGAAAGCGACCTTACCGACTATCATGACATTGAAACAGGGGTTGATACCGATACGCAGATTGTTTTTGCAAAGCGCATGGCGTTGTTGGGTAAAGAGGCAGGTATAAACTGCGAGCCAAGTGAAGCCGAAGGATTTACCTTCACGCAAAAAATGTGGACACCGGTAACGGAAGATTTCCGCCTGAAGCACTGCCAGGCCGATATGCCTGCATTGGCAAGGGTTTTCAGGAAAGCACAGCGTATGAACCCGGATTTTTATGATGCAGTAGGCAGCAAAGAATTCGGGATTGTTATTGCAGGCGTTGAAGCATCGCTGGTTGAAAACATTCACAGAAAGGTTTGGTTTAATGATAAAGACGCAGATTATACCGCTGAGGGTGGCGTGTTTAAAGCCAATACAGACCTTGATTATTTTAACTCGTTTGACGGCCTTTTCAAGCAGATAATGACAAGCACCAGCTCTCAGGACGATGATAAGGTAACGCTGGTTCCTATAGATAAAAACGGTGCGGCAAGTTATACTGCACAGGCCAATCTCGGCGCTGATTATGCTATTGACATTTTTGAAAAAATGCTGCTTGCAGCTGATGAAAGGCTTCTTGCGGCAGATGATGCTTTTATACTGGCCACAAGATCGCTGGCTGAAAACTACCGTGCAACCCTGCGCAACAAAAACTTGGGCGCGGGCTTCCTTGAGGTAGTGGAAGAAGGCAGGCCGAAGCTGTATTTTGACGGTATTGAAATAAAAGTGCGCTATGACTGGGACAGGTATATAAAAACTTACCAGGACAGCGGCACAAAATGGAACCTTCCGCATCGTGCCGTTTTCACTACTAAGTCGAACATTCCTGTTGGTACGCTCAACGAGCAGGACCTTGCCAAACTTGATGTGTTCTATGACAGGACAGCTAAAATGAACATCATTGATGCTGCCTACACACTTGATGCCAAGCTGTTGGAGAACTACATGATGGTAGCGGCTTATTAGAATTTTAGATTATTGGTATTTTAGAATTTTCGACAGCTCGATTGTTCGACGTTCGACTTGGGACTTTGCTACTTTAAGATTTATTCAATTTTTCAATAAAAAAGAAAAACACGTATGGATTGTACAGGAAATTTAACTGCCAATATTGTTTTTGACTGCCTTAACGCCCCTGTTGCCGGTATTGAGCAGAACATTGTACTTATCAATAAAGAAGATATTGATATTTCTACTACTACACTTGACCCAACCAACCGCTTGCTGGTAACATCGCTATCACTAAAGGCAGGAAAGAAAGGTTATAAGCTTACAGGCGTAAAACAGGCCAACAGTAAAGCATGGGAACTTGTGAAAAAGAAAATGCGCCTGACAAGTTTAAGCATACATTTTCCGGAGTGATCTTCAGCCCCAGCCTGGCTAATAAAACACAGGCCGATAACCTGAGTAAAGGCGCTAAGTATGTTGTAGTGGTTGAGCAAACCTGGAAAGGTGCTGACAATGAAGATGCTTTTGAAATTCTCGGCTATAACTCAGGCCTTGAGCTTGTAACGATGACCAACAGCAGCAAAGAGAATGACAACATGATTATGTTTGAATTGGCATCTGCCGACGGTTTTGAAGAAAGCACCATGCCAAAAACACTGCTTGATG
This genomic interval carries:
- a CDS encoding head maturation protease, ClpP-related; translation: MTGNIYISGQIGTFDGATGVTLADVIAQVKKQPKATAFNVHINSEGGLVDVGFDIYNYLKSVGKPLTTIGSGIVASIATVIFMAGSKRQLRENTSFMVHLPWGSSMGTADELEQYADQLRAVEKKLIAFYKKSLNLNEQALIPLLRNETWLTPNQLTALGFTTSRLIPAAPKAYLKPKFNMKGNFSERDRHWMESLFTKVLGKFGHGSIMNKVVQDATGIEIDFTDLPDDAVPEIGAEATIDGEPAQGEYVMPEGQTYVFEAGVLTEIIEEDAAEEVAMLRSENKTLKRQLNSIKGEVLALKRQVGSKYSFDAKKASNRRPAENDRTAGLREYLRSKKGK